A genomic region of Leptolyngbya sp. NIES-2104 contains the following coding sequences:
- a CDS encoding rod shape-determining protein: MGIDLGTANTLVYVSGKGIVLSEPSVVAIDQAEKVPLAVGEDAKRMLGRTPGNVVALRPLRDGVIADFDTAELMLKHFIQRVHEGKALVSPRIVIGIPSGVTGVERRAVMEAASQAGAREVYLIDEPVAAAIGAGLPVAEPTGNMIIDIGGGTTEVAVLSLQGTVLSESVRVAGDELSDAIVQYMKKVHNLVIGERTAEEIKIQIGSAYPSAADEDVMEVRGLHLLSGLPRTVTIKGPEIRESMSEPLSVIVDAVKRTLERTPPELAADIIDRGIMLAGGGALLKGIDTLISHETGIVVHVAADPLSCVVLGTGRVLENFKQLERVFSTRPPR, from the coding sequence ATGGGTATCGATCTCGGTACCGCTAATACTCTGGTCTACGTATCCGGTAAAGGTATTGTTTTATCTGAACCCTCGGTAGTCGCGATCGACCAGGCAGAAAAAGTCCCTCTAGCCGTCGGTGAAGACGCAAAACGGATGCTGGGTCGGACACCCGGTAACGTCGTCGCTCTACGCCCATTACGGGATGGAGTCATCGCGGATTTCGACACCGCCGAGTTAATGCTAAAACACTTTATCCAGCGCGTTCATGAAGGAAAAGCGCTCGTTTCACCCCGCATAGTGATCGGAATTCCCAGCGGTGTGACGGGTGTGGAACGTCGGGCAGTGATGGAAGCGGCTTCGCAAGCAGGAGCGCGTGAAGTTTATCTGATCGATGAACCTGTTGCGGCTGCGATCGGGGCAGGCTTACCCGTGGCAGAACCGACCGGAAACATGATTATTGACATCGGTGGCGGCACCACTGAAGTCGCAGTTCTCAGCTTGCAAGGAACGGTTTTAAGCGAATCGGTACGGGTCGCAGGTGATGAATTAAGCGATGCGATCGTGCAGTACATGAAAAAAGTTCATAACCTCGTGATCGGGGAAAGAACTGCTGAAGAAATTAAGATTCAAATCGGTTCCGCTTATCCGAGTGCTGCTGATGAAGATGTGATGGAAGTGCGCGGCTTGCACTTGCTGTCAGGGTTGCCTCGAACCGTGACGATCAAAGGACCAGAAATTCGCGAAAGTATGTCTGAACCTTTATCGGTCATCGTCGATGCGGTGAAGCGGACTCTGGAGCGGACTCCTCCGGAACTTGCGGCAGACATTATCGATCGAGGAATCATGCTGGCGGGTGGTGGCGCACTGCTCAAAGGGATCGACACCCTGATCAGCCATGAAACGGGAATTGTCGTTCACGTCGCTGCTGATCCGCTCAGTTGTGTTGTGTTGGGTACAGGTCGTGTGTTAGAAAACTTCAAGCAATTGGAGCGCGTGTTTAGCACTCGTCCGCCTCGCTAA
- the mreC gene encoding rod shape-determining protein MreC has protein sequence MYELRRWWDRFGIPFTLATLGLGTALLVRQTQAGFVMETYQWLTRPFQAKTLTPEQLANTQNAELRQRLIELESKNQKLEELLGLARSKKVEGFPAAVIGRSADHWWQQVTLGRGSNDGVKEGAVVMSPGGLVGRVTQTTPSSSRVLLLSDPSSRVGVAISRSRFMGYLRGKTGNRAVMEFFEKVPDVRKDDIVTTSSFSQLYPAGIPIGRVESVDLTKSPAPEATIELTAPISYLEWAMIYPHSPALAEPQPAPKPAISPTASPSPDASVSPSPDASPTP, from the coding sequence ATGTACGAATTGCGCCGCTGGTGGGATCGATTTGGAATTCCATTTACTCTAGCCACCCTGGGATTAGGGACGGCTCTTTTGGTTCGTCAAACTCAAGCCGGGTTTGTGATGGAAACTTACCAGTGGCTCACTCGTCCATTTCAGGCGAAAACCCTGACTCCAGAACAGTTGGCGAATACGCAAAATGCCGAGTTACGTCAGCGCTTGATCGAGTTAGAAAGCAAGAATCAGAAATTAGAGGAATTGCTGGGATTGGCTCGATCGAAGAAAGTTGAAGGCTTTCCCGCTGCCGTGATTGGTCGCAGTGCCGATCACTGGTGGCAACAAGTCACTCTTGGACGCGGCTCAAACGATGGGGTCAAAGAAGGCGCTGTCGTGATGAGTCCGGGCGGTTTAGTCGGTCGTGTTACTCAGACTACACCTAGTAGCAGTCGCGTTCTCTTGCTGAGCGATCCATCCAGTCGTGTTGGAGTTGCGATCAGTCGCAGTCGATTTATGGGTTACTTGCGCGGTAAAACTGGAAATCGCGCCGTGATGGAATTCTTTGAAAAGGTTCCGGATGTGCGGAAGGATGATATTGTTACGACCTCTTCGTTTAGTCAGCTATATCCAGCAGGAATTCCGATCGGACGAGTAGAATCAGTAGATTTAACCAAAAGCCCTGCACCCGAAGCCACGATCGAGCTAACGGCTCCGATCAGCTACTTGGAATGGGCGATGATTTATCCGCATTCACCAGCACTAGCAGAACCACAACCCGCACCCAAGCCTGCGATTTCCCCGACTGCTTCACCCTCCCCGGATGCTTCTGTTTCACCGTCCCCTGACGCTTCGCCTACCCCATGA
- the mreD gene encoding rod shape-determining protein MreD → MTLRAIENFVDTYPIARPVLNGAVTVASVWLCLVLLPLRLPGMELAGISPNWLLIWVVAWSVKRVVWQGAIAGLVLGLLQDGMTAPEPTHAIGLMIVGALTSKLQKQKYVQEDFISVALIVFLMAVISETVTAIQFSFIGDRSLSEIWTYHQFVALSSAILSSLWAPVVYFPLNRWWETMSVPEQN, encoded by the coding sequence ATGACACTTCGTGCGATCGAAAATTTTGTAGATACTTACCCGATCGCCCGTCCCGTTCTGAATGGCGCGGTCACGGTAGCATCGGTCTGGCTTTGTCTCGTTTTGTTACCGCTCCGATTACCCGGAATGGAACTTGCGGGAATTAGCCCAAACTGGCTCTTAATTTGGGTTGTGGCTTGGAGCGTGAAGCGAGTCGTTTGGCAAGGTGCGATCGCGGGTTTAGTATTGGGACTGTTGCAGGATGGAATGACTGCGCCCGAACCGACTCACGCGATTGGATTAATGATTGTTGGCGCTTTGACTTCTAAATTGCAGAAGCAGAAATACGTTCAGGAAGATTTTATTTCAGTCGCGTTGATTGTGTTTTTGATGGCAGTCATTTCAGAAACAGTTACCGCAATTCAGTTTAGTTTTATTGGCGATCGCTCTCTTTCCGAAATTTGGACATATCACCAATTCGTTGCGCTAAGTTCCGCGATTCTCAGTAGCTTATGGGCACCTGTGGTTTACTTTCCATTGAATCGCTGGTGGGAAACAATGAGCGTTCCAGAACAGAATTAG
- a CDS encoding beta-galactosidase, translating into MKSHRASRNLTRRQFTSLSTLGFLNLMATSAGATITLPNLVTPSRSQLGTTFSQLQCWYLGLDYREAFREICDLGFERLRLCAYWHELEPRPKQFDFSTVDWLLEESDRRNIEVTLAVGMKVPRYPEFHFPDWMRSRYDTKTARVMDRDPAIAVLTLRMLDRVVSHTRNAPAIKYWQVENEPFTTIEITHGRSLSESFVRKEVKLVRSHSRPDQKILLTNAITLPDGQGEEDGQAFRASLWLADAVGFNVYTKVPQGATQQYIEAQSSYWKKLQAWRSDLKRWGKEGWIAEAQAEPWELNELVPVSQIEYPSSSPIQASSIVDRVQAIGFDPVLLWGCEYWYWHRRQGRDQWWLGMRQLLES; encoded by the coding sequence ATGAAATCTCATCGAGCCTCCCGAAATCTGACTCGTCGCCAGTTCACTTCGCTTTCGACTCTTGGCTTCCTCAACCTGATGGCAACCAGCGCAGGAGCAACGATCACTTTGCCGAATCTTGTCACTCCGTCGCGATCGCAACTTGGCACAACGTTCAGCCAACTCCAGTGTTGGTACCTTGGGCTAGATTACCGCGAAGCATTTCGGGAGATTTGCGATTTGGGCTTTGAGCGGTTACGACTGTGCGCGTACTGGCATGAACTTGAACCCAGACCGAAGCAGTTTGATTTCAGCACGGTCGATTGGCTACTCGAAGAAAGCGATCGACGCAATATCGAAGTCACGTTAGCAGTCGGGATGAAAGTGCCGCGATATCCAGAGTTTCATTTTCCTGACTGGATGCGATCGCGATACGACACGAAAACAGCACGAGTGATGGATCGCGATCCCGCCATTGCAGTTTTGACTTTGAGAATGCTCGATCGAGTTGTGAGCCACACTCGAAATGCTCCAGCGATCAAGTACTGGCAAGTTGAGAATGAACCATTTACGACGATCGAGATTACGCATGGTCGATCGCTTTCTGAATCGTTTGTGAGAAAAGAAGTGAAATTAGTGCGATCGCATTCTCGCCCTGATCAGAAGATTCTCTTGACGAATGCGATCACGCTTCCAGATGGACAAGGAGAAGAAGACGGTCAAGCCTTCAGAGCGAGTTTGTGGTTAGCAGATGCAGTCGGTTTCAATGTCTATACGAAAGTTCCTCAAGGGGCAACTCAGCAGTATATCGAAGCGCAATCGTCGTACTGGAAGAAATTGCAGGCTTGGCGATCGGACTTGAAACGCTGGGGCAAAGAAGGCTGGATTGCAGAAGCACAAGCAGAACCTTGGGAGCTTAATGAATTGGTTCCGGTATCTCAGATTGAGTATCCGAGTTCGTCACCGATTCAGGCATCAAGTATTGTCGATCGAGTTCAAGCGATCGGCTTTGATCCCGTTCTGTTGTGGGGCTGTGAATATTGGTACTGGCATCGCCGACAAGGGCGCGATCAGTGGTGGCTCGGAATGCGGCAACTACTCGAATCCTAA